A DNA window from Coffea arabica cultivar ET-39 chromosome 6c, Coffea Arabica ET-39 HiFi, whole genome shotgun sequence contains the following coding sequences:
- the LOC140008547 gene encoding transcription termination factor MTEF1, chloroplastic-like isoform X2, producing MAFRFTRLSSHWQVQFSSVMILRLPLLLPQPLSPPYSSSSTTCLSPTSTSKRLISQNVLNSHHSPTIITAGDSGLKFRDKILYLQSLKINPTKALQKNPDLRSALLSSLQSIEHCLSSMGIERSALGRILDMFPQLLTADPSNQIYPVFEFLLNNVEIPFSDIRKCIIRCPRLLVSGVENQLKPAFEFLMKLGFVGANRITCRTTVLLVSNVDHTLTPKIDFLMGLGFEYNEVAKMVIRSPVLLTFSIENNFRPKLEYFLEEMKGDLEELKRFPQYFSFNLEGKIKKRHQMLMQHRLSMPLSRMLKVSDGEFNARLIDMRLQLVEERQL from the coding sequence ATGGCGTTTCGTTTTACTCGCCTATCCTCTCACTGGCAAGTTCAGTTCAGTTCAGTGATGATACTCCGATTGCCGCTACTTCTTCCACAACCCCTATCTCCTCCCTACTCTTCCTCCTCCACCACCTGCTTAAGCCCCACTTCCACTTCCAAACGCCTCATTTCCCAGAATGTCCTCAACTCCCACCACAGCCCCACCATCATCACAGCAGGTGACTCTGGATTAAAATTCCGGGACAAAATCCTCTACCTACAATCCCTCAAAATCAACCCCACAAAAGCCCTCCAGAAAAACCCAGATCTTCGTTCTGCCCTTCTCTCCTCTTTACAATCCATCGAGCATTGCCTTTCTTCCATGGGTATAGAACGCTCTGCCCTCGGCCGCATTCTTGACATGTTCCCCCAGCTCCTCACAGCTGACCCCAGCAATCAAATTTACCCCGTCTTTGAGTTCTTGTTGAACAATGTAGAAATCCCTTTTTCTGATATCCGCAAGTGTATAATCAGATGCCCCAGATTGTTAGTTAGTGGTGTTGAGAATCAGTTAAAACCCGCTTTTGAATTCCTGATGAAATTGGGTTTTGTTGGTGCCAATAGGATCACTTGCCGAACCACTGTTTTATTGGTATCCAATGTAGATCATACCTTAACCCCCAAAATTGATTTCTTGATGGGTTTGGGATTTGAGTATAATGAGGTGGCCAAGATGGTCATCAGGTCACCTGTGCTGTTGACATTTAGCATAGAGAATAATTTTAGGCCGAAATTGGAATATTTCTTGGAGGAAATGAAGGGGGATTTGGAGGAGCTGAAGAGATTCCCGCAGTATTTTTCGTTTAATTTGGAGGGgaagataaagaaaagacaCCAGATGTTGATGCAACACCGATTGTCAATGCCGTTATCGAGGATGTTGAAGGTTAGTGATGGGGAGTTCAATGCCAGGCTGATTGACATGAGGTTGCAGTTAGTAGAGGAAAGGCAGTTGTAG
- the LOC140008547 gene encoding transcription termination factor MTEF1, chloroplastic-like isoform X1, which translates to MAFRFTRLSSHWQVQFSSVMILRLPLLLPQPLSPPYSSSSTTCLSPTSTSKRLISQNVLNSHHSPTIITAGDSGLKFRDKILYLQSLKINPTKALQKNPDLRSALLSSLQSIEHCLSSMGIERSALGRILDMFPQLLTADPSNQIYPVFEFLLNNVEIPFSDIRKCIIRCPRLLVSGVENQLKPAFEFLMKLGFVGANRITCRTTVLLVSNVDHTLTPKIDFLMGLGFEYNEVAKMVIRSPVLLTFSIENNFRPKLEYFLEEMKGDLEELKRFPQYFSFNLEGKIKKRHQMLMQHRLSMPLSRMLKVSDGEFNARLIDMRLQLVEERQL; encoded by the coding sequence ATGGCGTTTCGTTTTACTCGCCTATCCTCTCACTGGCAAGTTCAGTTCAGTTCAGTGATGATACTCCGATTGCCGCTACTTCTTCCACAACCCCTATCTCCTCCCTACTCTTCCTCCTCCACCACCTGCTTAAGCCCCACTTCCACTTCCAAACGCCTCATTTCCCAGAATGTCCTCAACTCCCACCACAGCCCCACCATCATCACAGCAGGTGACTCTGGATTAAAATTCCGGGACAAAATCCTCTACCTACAATCCCTCAAAATCAACCCCACAAAAGCCCTCCAGAAAAACCCAGATCTTCGTTCTGCCCTTCTCTCCTCTTTACAATCCATCGAGCATTGCCTTTCTTCCATGGGTATAGAACGCTCTGCCCTCGGCCGCATTCTTGACATGTTCCCCCAGCTCCTCACAGCTGACCCCAGCAATCAAATTTACCCCGTCTTTGAGTTCTTGTTGAACAATGTAGAAATCCCTTTTTCTGATATCCGCAAGTGTATAATCAGATGCCCCAGATTGTTAGTTAGTGGTGTTGAGAATCAGTTAAAACCCGCTTTTGAATTCCTGATGAAATTGGGTTTTGTTGGTGCCAATAGGATCACTTGCCGAACCACTGTTTTATTGGTATCCAATGTAGATCATACCTTAACCCCCAAAATTGATTTCTTGATGGGTTTGGGATTTGAGTATAATGAGGTGGCCAAGATGGTCATCAGGTCACCTGTGCTGTTGACATTTAGCATAGAGAATAATTTTAGGCCGAAATTGGAATATTTCTTGGAGGAAATGAAGGGGGATTTGGAGGAGCTGAAGAGATTCCCGCAGTATTTTTCGTTTAATTTGGAGGGgaagataaagaaaagacaCCAGATGTTGATGCAACACCGATTGTCAATGCCGTTATCGAGGATGTTGAAGGTTAGTGATGGGGAGTTCAATGCCAGGCTGATTGACATGAGGTTGCAGTTAGTAGAGGAAAGGCAGTTGTA